From one Bifidobacterium sp. WK012_4_13 genomic stretch:
- a CDS encoding heat shock protein transcriptional repressor HspR, translating to MQKVTRDMRQMYIICARSLVEGRLDLDNVDDSGFDSDLPVFTVGKVATLANIHPQTLRQYDRLGLVVPRRTQGGARRYSLRDIDRLCQAQHLSQDESINLAGVTRILALQEENRQLRREISRMRVPSGSSVFAAGRNGEVIEVQRSERARLWRHEMHRKHEELVAFEDVEDLDSSRSLIIWGSDQDL from the coding sequence GTGCAGAAGGTAACGAGAGACATGCGACAGATGTACATCATCTGCGCTCGCTCGCTGGTCGAAGGCAGACTCGATCTTGACAATGTCGACGATTCCGGCTTCGACAGCGATCTTCCAGTATTCACCGTCGGCAAAGTCGCAACCCTGGCCAACATCCACCCTCAGACACTGCGGCAGTATGACCGTCTGGGCCTTGTCGTGCCCAGGCGTACGCAAGGCGGTGCCCGTCGCTACTCGCTGCGTGACATCGACCGGCTGTGTCAGGCTCAGCACCTGAGTCAGGATGAGTCGATCAACCTTGCCGGTGTCACCAGGATTCTGGCCCTGCAAGAGGAAAACCGACAGCTTCGGCGTGAAATCAGCCGAATGCGAGTCCCAAGCGGATCGAGCGTGTTCGCCGCCGGTCGCAATGGCGAGGTCATCGAGGTGCAGCGTTCCGAGCGCGCAAGGCTGTGGCGTCACGAAATGCACCGCAAGCATGAGGAGCTCGTAGCATTCGAAGATGTCGAAGATCTCGACTCGTCACGTTCGCTGATCATCTGGGGCTCGGATCAGGATCTCTGA
- a CDS encoding DnaJ C-terminal domain-containing protein encodes MAENEWLNKDFYSVLGVSKDASAEEITKAYRKLARKYHPDLNKTAEAEDKFKDISEAYDVLNSKEQRQKYDAIRQFGMGGARFSGGSGQGGFSGDSFQDMFGTMFGNAGAGNGGNIRFSTSGGGQQGDFSDIFSAFGGGSGHRRAGFGNAGFGGSGYGQARPAAPVQGKDLKSDITLTFRQAVKGATVSLSVGGSKFKTHVPAGVHDGQRIRLAAKGAAGENGGSRGDLYLSVHVREDSRFDMDGRDIVMSLPVTVSEAAFGGKIQALDFEGEEVTFKIPSGSSAGDTVRIKGKGVQSRRGNGDLVARIEIRMPGRLSIAERKALKEFEKASENFSKGIAEERLRR; translated from the coding sequence ATGGCTGAGAATGAATGGCTGAACAAGGATTTCTACAGTGTCCTTGGTGTCTCCAAGGACGCAAGTGCCGAAGAGATCACGAAGGCATATCGCAAGCTCGCCCGAAAGTATCATCCTGATTTGAACAAGACCGCTGAGGCAGAGGACAAGTTCAAGGACATTTCGGAAGCCTACGATGTTTTGAACAGCAAGGAGCAGCGTCAGAAATATGATGCGATCCGGCAGTTTGGCATGGGAGGCGCACGGTTCTCGGGTGGATCCGGTCAGGGCGGATTCTCTGGCGATTCATTCCAGGATATGTTTGGCACCATGTTCGGCAATGCCGGTGCAGGCAATGGAGGAAACATCCGCTTCAGCACCTCCGGCGGCGGCCAGCAGGGCGATTTCTCCGACATCTTCTCTGCATTCGGCGGGGGCTCCGGTCACCGGCGTGCCGGTTTCGGCAATGCTGGTTTCGGCGGTTCCGGCTACGGACAGGCTCGTCCTGCCGCACCGGTTCAGGGCAAGGACCTCAAGTCGGACATAACCCTGACCTTCCGTCAGGCGGTGAAAGGTGCAACGGTATCGCTGAGCGTGGGTGGTTCGAAATTCAAGACCCACGTTCCAGCCGGAGTGCACGATGGGCAGCGCATTCGCTTGGCTGCCAAAGGTGCAGCCGGCGAAAACGGCGGTTCACGCGGAGACTTGTATCTGAGTGTGCATGTGCGCGAGGATTCCCGTTTCGACATGGATGGCCGTGACATCGTCATGTCGTTGCCGGTGACCGTTTCCGAGGCGGCCTTTGGAGGAAAGATACAAGCCCTTGACTTCGAGGGCGAGGAGGTCACCTTCAAGATTCCATCGGGAAGTTCCGCCGGAGACACCGTTCGCATCAAGGGCAAGGGTGTGCAGTCAAGGCGTGGGAATGGTGATTTGGTCGCAAGGATCGAAATCCGCATGCCCGGACGCCTGAGCATAGCTGAACGGAAGGCATTGAAGGAATTTGAGAAGGCTAGCGAAAACTTCTCGAAGGGCATTGCCGAGGAACGGCTGAGGCGCTAG
- the grpE gene encoding nucleotide exchange factor GrpE, with translation MSDFGKDDYLRNMEDVESLKHGPASAGTSGKHAGEGVETPASGDAPSAAADDAAEGPSPEAGTNVDPNAPSTGSDNAKSSDDMGSEDGKSESAKSDASDGADHPGTSDRSDADDGELTPLGKAKKEAAQYLEALQRERAEFVNYRNRALKEQTLFRQHGITDVLTALLPALDDIDRIKEHGQLDDSFKAVSSRIDATFKKFGVEKFGEKGEDFDPTKHEAILHRPDADAEKETVDTVVEAGYRIGDRVIRAARVVVASPKEQ, from the coding sequence ATGTCCGATTTTGGCAAGGACGATTACTTGCGAAACATGGAGGATGTCGAGTCATTGAAGCATGGCCCGGCATCTGCCGGTACATCGGGGAAGCATGCCGGTGAAGGTGTGGAGACACCGGCATCGGGCGATGCGCCAAGCGCGGCCGCCGACGATGCGGCCGAAGGTCCATCGCCGGAAGCTGGGACGAATGTGGATCCGAATGCGCCTTCGACCGGTTCCGATAATGCAAAGTCCTCGGATGACATGGGTTCGGAAGATGGGAAGTCCGAGTCTGCCAAGTCTGACGCATCGGATGGCGCAGATCATCCGGGAACATCAGACAGGTCAGATGCCGACGACGGGGAGTTGACGCCTTTGGGTAAGGCAAAGAAGGAAGCGGCGCAGTATCTGGAAGCCTTGCAGCGTGAACGTGCGGAGTTCGTCAACTATCGCAACCGCGCCCTCAAGGAGCAGACGCTGTTCCGCCAGCACGGAATAACCGATGTGCTTACGGCATTGCTGCCAGCGCTTGATGACATTGATCGCATCAAGGAACATGGACAGCTCGACGATTCGTTCAAGGCTGTCTCATCGAGGATCGATGCCACATTCAAGAAGTTTGGCGTCGAGAAGTTCGGTGAGAAAGGCGAGGACTTCGATCCCACCAAGCACGAGGCGATCCTGCACAGGCCCGATGCCGATGCTGAAAAGGAAACCGTCGATACGGTTGTCGAGGCAGGCTACCGAATCGGGGACCGCGTGATTCGCGCGGCTCGCGTGGTGGTGGCGTCCCCAAAGGAGCAGTGA
- the dnaK gene encoding molecular chaperone DnaK, giving the protein MARAVGIDLGTTNSCIATLEGGEPTVIVNAEGARTTPSVVAFSKSGEILVGEVAKRQAVTNVDRTISSVKRHMGTDWTVDIDGKKWTPQEISAQVLMKLKRDAEAYLGGPVTDAVITCPAYFNDAQRQATKDAGKIAGLNVLRIINEPTAAALAYGLEKGKEDERILVFDLGGGTFDVSLLEIGKDDDGFSTIQVQATNGDNRLGGDDWDQKVIDWLVSEVKNKYGVDLAKDKIALQRLKEAAEQAKKELSSSASTNISMQYLAMTQDGTPVHLDETLTRAHFEEMTSDLLGRCRTPFNNVLSDANISVNDIDHVVLVGGSTRMPAVQELVKELTGGKEANKSVNPDEVVAVGAAVQSGVIKGDRKDVLLIDVTPLSLGIETKGGIMTKLIDRNTAIPTKRSEVFSTAEDNQPSVLIQVYQGEREFARDNKPLGTFELTGIAPAPRGVPQVEVTFDIDANGIVHVSAKDKGTGKEQSMTITGGSGLPKDEIDRMVKEAEAHEGEDKQRREDAETRNNAESFAYQTEKLVSDNKDKLSDDVAKEVTDKVNALKEALKGDDIEKIKSAQTELTTSAQKIGEALYSQQQAAGAAGAAGADAGQAAGNASSPSSDDDVVDAEVVDDDDKKKDGE; this is encoded by the coding sequence ATGGCACGTGCAGTAGGCATCGATCTTGGAACCACGAATTCCTGCATCGCAACGCTCGAAGGTGGCGAACCAACAGTAATCGTGAACGCAGAAGGCGCTCGCACCACACCATCGGTGGTTGCATTCAGCAAGTCCGGTGAGATTCTGGTCGGCGAGGTCGCAAAGCGTCAGGCAGTGACCAACGTCGATCGCACCATCAGTTCGGTCAAGCGCCACATGGGCACTGACTGGACCGTCGACATCGATGGCAAGAAGTGGACCCCGCAGGAGATTTCGGCGCAGGTCCTGATGAAGCTCAAGAGGGATGCCGAGGCTTATCTCGGCGGCCCGGTGACCGATGCGGTCATCACCTGCCCCGCATACTTCAACGACGCACAGCGTCAGGCGACCAAGGACGCCGGAAAGATCGCAGGATTGAACGTGCTGCGCATCATCAACGAACCGACTGCGGCCGCCCTCGCCTATGGCCTTGAAAAGGGCAAGGAGGACGAGCGCATTCTGGTCTTCGACCTTGGTGGCGGCACCTTCGATGTGTCCCTGCTGGAGATTGGCAAGGATGACGACGGCTTCTCGACGATTCAGGTCCAGGCGACCAACGGCGACAACCGCCTCGGTGGCGACGACTGGGATCAGAAGGTCATCGACTGGCTCGTCAGCGAAGTGAAGAACAAGTATGGCGTCGACCTTGCCAAGGACAAGATCGCGCTGCAGCGTCTGAAGGAAGCAGCCGAGCAGGCGAAGAAGGAGCTCAGCTCCTCGGCTTCGACCAACATCTCGATGCAGTATCTGGCAATGACCCAGGACGGCACCCCGGTGCATCTGGATGAGACGCTGACCCGCGCACACTTCGAAGAGATGACCTCGGATCTTCTCGGCCGTTGCCGCACACCGTTCAACAATGTGCTTTCCGATGCGAACATCTCGGTCAACGACATCGACCATGTCGTGCTCGTCGGCGGTTCGACACGTATGCCTGCCGTGCAGGAGCTCGTCAAGGAACTCACCGGCGGCAAGGAAGCCAACAAGTCCGTCAACCCGGATGAGGTCGTGGCCGTTGGCGCGGCAGTGCAGTCGGGCGTCATCAAGGGCGACCGCAAGGACGTTCTGCTGATCGATGTGACCCCATTGAGCCTCGGCATCGAGACCAAGGGTGGCATCATGACCAAGCTGATCGACCGCAACACGGCAATTCCGACCAAGCGTTCGGAAGTCTTCTCGACAGCTGAGGACAACCAGCCAAGCGTGCTGATCCAGGTCTATCAGGGTGAGCGAGAGTTCGCCCGCGACAACAAGCCGCTCGGAACCTTCGAGCTGACCGGCATCGCTCCTGCACCTCGCGGCGTACCTCAGGTCGAGGTCACCTTCGACATCGACGCCAACGGCATCGTGCACGTCTCTGCAAAGGACAAGGGCACGGGCAAGGAACAGTCGATGACGATCACCGGTGGTTCAGGCCTGCCAAAGGATGAGATCGACCGCATGGTCAAGGAGGCCGAGGCTCACGAGGGTGAAGACAAGCAGCGTCGCGAGGACGCTGAGACCCGCAACAATGCCGAGTCCTTCGCATACCAGACGGAGAAGCTCGTCTCGGACAACAAGGACAAGCTCTCCGATGACGTCGCCAAGGAAGTCACCGACAAGGTGAATGCCTTGAAGGAAGCCCTGAAGGGTGATGACATCGAGAAGATCAAGTCTGCCCAGACCGAGCTGACCACCTCCGCGCAGAAGATTGGCGAGGCGCTCTACTCCCAGCAGCAGGCCGCTGGTGCGGCAGGCGCTGCCGGTGCAGACGCCGGTCAGGCCGCAGGCAACGCATCTAGCCCATCCTCCGATGACGACGTCGTCGATGCCGAGGTCGTTGACGACGATGACAAGAAGAAGGATGGCGAGTGA
- a CDS encoding histidine phosphatase family protein produces MVNSVYVECKEASRSGAIVLLRHGQTAWSLSGQHTGRTDIPLTVEGERQSLAAGRRLRAQFDDRTPEYVFSSPLRRARQTAMFAGLHPTQLLDGLMEWDYGPAEGRTRADIREANGKDWNLWRQGTEGINHDLLGDWDAVLPGGEHVSVHNGEGETLKQVANRAQGVIDAIEPLVADGQMVVLVAHAHILRILTTCWLGLDPAAARLFRMDTAHFSTLSQYKGDNVIQFWNQ; encoded by the coding sequence ATGGTTAATTCCGTATATGTCGAATGCAAGGAAGCCTCGAGATCAGGAGCCATCGTTCTCCTGCGGCATGGTCAGACGGCGTGGAGCCTTTCCGGTCAGCACACGGGCCGAACCGATATTCCTCTGACGGTGGAAGGAGAACGGCAGTCTCTCGCAGCGGGCAGGAGATTGCGCGCCCAGTTCGATGACCGAACTCCTGAATATGTTTTCAGCAGCCCCCTCAGGCGTGCACGGCAGACGGCAATGTTTGCAGGACTGCATCCGACACAGCTTCTTGATGGTCTCATGGAGTGGGACTACGGCCCTGCAGAGGGACGAACAAGGGCGGATATCCGCGAGGCCAACGGCAAGGACTGGAATCTGTGGCGTCAGGGGACAGAGGGCATCAACCACGATCTGTTGGGGGACTGGGATGCCGTTCTGCCAGGCGGCGAACACGTTTCCGTTCACAATGGTGAGGGTGAGACCCTGAAACAGGTGGCGAACAGGGCGCAGGGCGTCATCGATGCCATCGAACCGCTTGTGGCGGACGGACAGATGGTCGTCTTGGTGGCCCATGCGCATATATTGAGGATCCTTACGACCTGCTGGCTGGGGCTTGACCCTGCCGCTGCGCGTCTGTTCAGGATGGATACGGCACATTTCTCGACCCTATCCCAATACAAGGGTGATAATGTGATCCAGTTCTGGAACCAATGA
- a CDS encoding DUF4235 domain-containing protein, with product MKDSENTELSDLADKVGSQLGTIDSKVNDMRKQVENDPETVGDKLLKVAIPAVSALIASQLFKIFWNKTTGNSKDDVDDSQQGIFMTILFAGLSAALSSAVSQFSGIGSSTYVKHRQKKRSTR from the coding sequence ATGAAGGATTCAGAGAACACGGAACTTTCCGACCTTGCAGACAAGGTCGGCAGTCAGTTGGGAACCATCGACAGTAAGGTCAATGACATGCGCAAACAAGTCGAGAACGACCCGGAAACGGTAGGAGACAAATTACTCAAGGTTGCAATACCGGCGGTGTCAGCATTGATTGCAAGCCAGCTTTTCAAAATATTCTGGAACAAGACCACAGGCAATTCCAAGGACGATGTCGACGACAGCCAGCAGGGCATATTCATGACGATTCTCTTTGCCGGGCTCTCTGCCGCACTTTCCAGTGCGGTAAGCCAATTCTCTGGCATCGGATCGAGCACCTATGTCAAGCATCGCCAGAAGAAGCGCAGCACCCGCTGA
- a CDS encoding glycoside hydrolase family 13 protein encodes MTDNNLRDDWWKQAVVYQVYPRSFKDSDGDGLGDIAGVTEKIPYLKALGVDAIWLSPFYPSALADGGYDIIDYRNVDPRLGTMKDFDDMEKAAHRSGIKIVVDIVPNHTSNEHVWFKQALADGRGSAARERYIFKEGSGPNGEFPPNDWGSLFGGPAWERVDDGQWYLHIFAKEQPDLNWNNPEVHEEFKKTLRFWADHGADGFRVDVAHGLAKKLDGASMKDLSRWTVHDSLCHDGTHPLWDRAQVHDIYREWRQVFNEYTPHRFAVGEAWVVPEHQYLYASPDELGQVFNFEFAKANWDSSAMRTAITEGLKAAERSGSTPTWVMSNHDVPRHASRYGLPQVPSQAHHQLAKDWLLRDGTSYYEDRDLGTKRARAAIMMEAALPGSVYVYQGEELGLFEVANIPWDRLEDPTPFKTRYNFTDKGRDGCRVPLPWDNADMPRAATWDASFGAGASFGFSPKTKADGTVSAEAHLPQPLWFKDFAVNAEDDDSGSMLNLYRRCLELRAQMLTPTQLSTIDWLDLGSQVIAYARKASDDSGFQQIVSVTNFGNEPVELPKGKVLLSSQTLPQDGTIPQDVTVWIAR; translated from the coding sequence ATGACAGACAACAACCTTAGAGACGACTGGTGGAAGCAGGCTGTGGTGTATCAGGTCTATCCACGCAGCTTCAAGGATTCCGATGGCGATGGACTTGGCGACATTGCGGGCGTGACGGAAAAGATCCCCTATCTGAAGGCTCTCGGCGTGGATGCCATATGGCTTTCGCCCTTCTATCCCTCTGCCCTGGCTGACGGTGGATACGACATCATCGATTACCGCAATGTGGATCCACGGCTCGGAACCATGAAGGATTTCGATGATATGGAAAAGGCAGCCCACAGGTCAGGCATCAAGATAGTCGTGGATATCGTTCCGAACCATACCTCAAACGAGCATGTCTGGTTCAAGCAGGCTCTGGCCGATGGGCGGGGCTCGGCCGCCCGCGAGCGCTACATCTTCAAGGAAGGCTCTGGGCCCAATGGCGAGTTCCCCCCGAACGACTGGGGTTCTCTCTTCGGTGGACCAGCATGGGAGCGAGTCGATGATGGACAATGGTATCTCCATATCTTCGCCAAGGAACAGCCTGACCTCAATTGGAACAACCCCGAAGTGCATGAGGAGTTCAAGAAGACCCTGCGTTTCTGGGCAGATCACGGAGCTGACGGATTCCGCGTCGACGTTGCCCACGGCTTGGCAAAGAAGCTTGATGGCGCATCCATGAAGGACCTGTCACGATGGACCGTGCACGACTCGCTCTGCCATGACGGCACCCATCCACTCTGGGACCGCGCGCAGGTTCACGACATCTATCGCGAATGGCGTCAGGTCTTCAACGAATATACGCCGCACCGCTTTGCAGTAGGCGAGGCATGGGTCGTGCCGGAGCATCAGTATCTCTATGCCTCCCCGGATGAACTCGGCCAGGTCTTCAACTTTGAGTTTGCCAAGGCGAACTGGGACAGTTCGGCGATGCGCACGGCTATCACGGAAGGTCTCAAGGCAGCCGAACGGTCAGGGTCGACTCCGACCTGGGTCATGAGCAATCATGACGTTCCACGCCACGCCTCCCGATATGGCCTGCCACAGGTTCCCAGCCAGGCGCACCATCAGCTCGCCAAGGATTGGCTGCTCAGAGATGGCACCAGCTACTACGAAGACCGCGATCTGGGAACCAAGCGTGCACGGGCTGCCATCATGATGGAAGCCGCACTTCCCGGCTCCGTCTATGTCTATCAAGGTGAAGAACTCGGTCTGTTCGAAGTGGCAAACATCCCATGGGATCGGCTGGAGGACCCGACTCCATTCAAGACCCGCTACAATTTCACCGACAAGGGTCGCGATGGATGCCGTGTGCCGCTGCCTTGGGACAACGCCGACATGCCCCGTGCCGCAACCTGGGATGCTTCATTCGGCGCAGGTGCATCGTTCGGATTCTCACCCAAGACCAAGGCCGATGGCACCGTCTCCGCCGAGGCTCATCTTCCGCAGCCACTGTGGTTCAAGGACTTTGCGGTGAATGCCGAGGATGACGATTCGGGATCCATGCTCAACCTCTATCGCCGCTGTCTTGAGCTACGCGCCCAGATGCTCACACCGACCCAACTCAGTACGATCGATTGGCTCGATCTTGGCAGCCAGGTCATAGCATATGCGCGCAAGGCATCCGACGATAGCGGGTTCCAGCAGATCGTCTCCGTAACGAACTTTGGCAATGAGCCAGTCGAACTTCCGAAGGGCAAGGTGCTTTTGAGCTCGCAGACATTGCCACAGGATGGAACGATTCCGCAGGATGTGACCGTCTGGATCGCTCGCTGA